A part of Aspergillus oryzae RIB40 DNA, chromosome 7 genomic DNA contains:
- a CDS encoding nucleoside deaminase (cytosine/adenosine deaminases) gives MKVHSCEEADLSGTRHAEFIALERMLRNYPKSLLRSTKLYVTVEPCVMCASALRQYRIQAVYFGCSNERFGGTGSILSLHTDFSIDPPYPVYGGLFSKEAVMLLRRFYIQENEKGKTRAFIDYMVAPKPRPKKNRELNTRFEDDA, from the exons ATGAAAGTACATTCGTGCGAGGAAGCAGATTTGAGT GGTACAAGACATGCAGAGTTTATTGCTCTCGAGCGGATGCTCAGGAATTATCCCAAGTCCTTACTTCGTTCAACAAAACTCTATGTCACGGTCGAACCATGCGTTATGTGTGCTTCTGCTTTGAGACAGTACCGAATACAGGCTGTGTATTTTGGCTGCAGTAATGAACGTTTTGGAGGCACGGGAAGCATTCTCTCACTACACACCGA TTTCTCAATAGACCCACCTTACCCAGTCTATGGTGGGTTGTTCAGTAAAGAAGCCGTAATGCTACTTCGAAGGTTTTATATTCAAGAGAACGAGAAAGGCAA AACTCGAGCATTTATTGACTATATGGTAGCACCCAAGCCTCGccccaagaaaaacagaGAGCTAAATACAAGATTTGAGGATGACGCCTGA
- a CDS encoding putative NADH-ubiquinone oxidoreductase 21 kDa subunit (predicted protein) → MATDFKTVLAPPKRANSDYPLIDSDPHLRRVFGYARPSDYAIAGGAAAASPLAFWAMERVSPSHVGRGGFAPVMRLATAIGLIGGLHVLYQRSCNRFYGFTENSREVEMDTREMVDKVKRGESLYGTSKVSAYLQGVAARNSRYSELFIHVLPWFNIVNHDQHGVDTAKYYQQAERELEAERLAKAGSA, encoded by the exons ATGGCCACTGATTTCAAGACGGTTCTTGCCCCTCCAAAACGGGCTAATTCCGACTATCCG TTGATTGATTCCGACCC GCACCTGCGACGAGTTTTTGGATATGCGAGACCTTCTGATTATGCTATTGCTGGCGGAGCAGCTGCCGCTTCGCCACTAGCATTCTGGGCCATGGAAAGGGTGAGCCCATCTCATGTTGGTAGAGGAGGTTTCGCCCCTGTGATGCGGCTAGCAACAGCAATCGGCCTTATTGGAGGTCTCCATGTGCTCTACCAAAGATCTTGCA ATCGCTTCTATGGTTTCACCGAGAATTCGAGGGAAGTTGAGATGGATACAAGAGAAATGGTTGACAAGGTCAAGAGAGGTGAATCTCTGTATGGCACCTCGAAGGTGTCTGCTTATCTGCAAGGAGTCGCGGCCAGGAACTCGCGGTATTCAGAGTTATTCATTCATGTTCTTCCCTGGTTCAACATTGTAAATCATGATCAG CATGGCGTGGACACAGCTAAGTACTATCAGCAAGCTGAGCGTGAGCTCGAAGCCGAGCGTTTGGCGAAGGCTGGTTCTGCGTGA
- a CDS encoding uncharacterized protein (RCC1 domain), with amino-acid sequence MPPKKSTSKASAKPSKSTTNTNKASATKTAAKERPAKASASKSKGGDARTKTTKAARTTAPKRKAEAVEEPIREIKKARVVEPRVTKQKPKVVINHAPTTRLNVYVCGEGSSGELGLGPERNAVDVKRPRLNPYLSADKVGVVQVAVGGMHCVALTHDNKILTWGVNDQGALGRDTTWDGGYKEVEDNKSDADSDSDDDPALNPYESTPTAIPSDTFPESTVFVEVAAGDSSSFALTEDGQVYGWGTFRSNDGILGFDSTHTVQPTPTLIPSLKKIKHLVCGDNHALALDERGAVFSWGSGQQNQLGRRIIERNRLNGLQPREFGLPKNIIHVGSGAFHSFAVHQSGKVYAWGLNSFGETGIQAGAGGDEAAIVHPTIVDSLSGKNISQVCGGAHHSIAVADGEQCLVWGRLDGFQTGLKVDTLPEEAVIKDERGRPRILIEPTPVPGIKASTVAAGSDHSIAIDTDGRPWSWGFSATYQTGQGTSDDIEVATIVENTAVRGKKLNWAGAGGQFSVFTEPVAL; translated from the exons ATGCCGCCTAAAAAGAGCACGTCCAAAGCTTCTGCGAAGCCATCCAAAAGCACCACAAATACAAATAAGGCTTCTGCCACAAAAACTGCAGCAAAGGAACGGCCTGCGAAAGCTAGCGCATCCAAGTCTAAAGGCGGCGATGCGCGCACAAAGACTACTAAAGCTGCGCGCACAACAGCCCCCAAACGTAAAGCTGAAGCTGTTGAGGAGCCTATTCGCGAAATCAAAAAGGCACGCGTTGTCGAACCTCGTGTTACAAAGCAAAAGCCGAAAGTGGTTATCAACCATGCCCCGACGACTCGACTTAATGTTTACGTTTGTGGTGAAGGCAGCTCAGGTGAACTTGGCCTTGGACCGGAAAGGAATGCCGTCGATGTAAAGCGGCCACGTCTTAATCCTTACCTGTCAGCAGATAAGGTTGGTGTAGTGCAGGTCGCTGTTGGTGGTATGCATTGCGTCGCTCTCACCCATGATAACAAGATCCTTACCTGGGGTGTGAATGACCAAGGTGCGCTTGGAAGGGATACTACGTGGGATGGAGGCTACAAAGAGGTTGAAGATAACAAGAGTGATGCCGACTCAGACTCAGATGATGATCCGGCTCTCAACCCATACGAGTCAACCCCAACTGCTATTCCCTCTGATACTTTCCCTGAAAGTACTGTTTTCGTTGAAGTTGCTGCCGGGGATAGCTCGAGTTTCGCCCTCACAGAAGACGGCCAAGTATACGGCTGGGGCACGTTCAGA AGTAACGATGGTATCTTGGGATTCGATAGTACTCATACAGTCCAACCGACTCCAACTTTAATTCCCTcgctgaagaagataaagcATCTGGTATGCGGCGATAACCATGCCCTCGCCTTGGATGAGAGGGGTGCTGTCTTCTCCTGGGGGTCCGGTCAACAGAACCAGTTAGGACGTCGCATTATCGAGCGAAATCGATTGAACGGCCTTCAGCCACGTGAATTTGGCCTGCCCAAGAACATTATACATGTCGGGAGTGGCGCGTTCCATTCATTTGCTGTCCATCAATCCGGGAAGGTTTATGCTTGGGGCCTGAATAGTTTTGGAGAGACGGGTATTCAGGCGggtgctggtggtgacgAGGCTGCTATTGTTCATCCTACTATTGTTGACTCATTGTCAGGGAAAAATATTAGTCAAGTTTGTGGTGGTGCTCATCACTCgattgctgttgctgatgGCGAGCAATGCCTCGTATGGGGTCGGTTAGATGGTTTCCAGACAGGTTTGAAAGTCGATACACTTCCTGAGGAAGCCGTTATCAAAGATGAACGTGGGCGACCCCGGATCTTGATCGAACCTACCCCTGTTCCAGGAATTAAAGCAAGCACTGTCGCAGCTGGATCGGATCATTCGATCGCTATTGATACTGATGGCCgtccttggtcttggggCTTCTCCGCCACCTATCAGACAGGCCAAGGCACTtcggatgatattgaggtggCAACAATTGTCGAAAACACTGCTGTTCGTGGAAAAAAGCTCAACTGGGCCGGCGCAGGTGGACAGTTTTCAGTATTCACTGAGCCAGTGGCCCTGTGA
- a CDS encoding RibD family protein (predicted protein), translating to MAAENETTLRHAGSNFLEPYLPKYDERRQFPHVTLSYASSMDSKISLLPGMQTVLSGPEAKLMTHYLRSRHDAILIGVGTVLADNPGLNCRLEGAGGFGGLGRMWQPRPVIIDPTGRWPVHPECRMLRTAVEGKGKAPWVVVSPGAQIHPQKLMMLKGYGGDFLRIVEYNQNWRLRWEAILRALASEGVKSVMIEGGGTVLSELLNPEYTEFIDSIIVTVAPTYLGSGGVPVSPDSKRDEQGKPNAALNPREVKWVPLGQNVIMCGRIRAVTTIQAVESNTHSPGS from the exons ATGGCAGCTGAGAATGAGACCACTTTACGACACGCTGGATCAA ATTTTCTCGAACCCTATCTCCCAAAATATGACGAGAGACGTCAGTTTCCGCACGTTACTTTGTCATATgcatcatccatggattCCAAAATATCACTGCTCCCAGGAATGCAGACAGTGCTTTCTGGGCCGGAGGCAAAATTGATGACGCATTACCTAAGGTCACGCCATGATGCTATTTTGATAGGTGTCGGGACTGTGCTGGCTGATAACCCGGGCTTGAATTGTAGGCTGGAAGGTGCAGGAGGGTTTGGCGGTCTTGGGCGAATGTGGCAACCGCGGCCGGTCATAATCGACCCGACAGGGCGATGGCCCGTTCATCCCGAATGCAGAATGCTGCGGACAGCGGTTGAAGGGAAAGGCAAGGCACCATGGGTGGTTGTATCACCAGGGGCCCAAATCCACCCTCAGAAATTGATGATGCTGAAAGGGTACGGAGGTGACTTTCTCCGAATTGTGGAGTATAATCAAAATTGGCGTTTGCGCTGGGAAGCCATTTTACGCGCCTTGGCGTCGGAGGGGGTCAAAAGTGTGATGATTGAAGGTGGTGGGACTGTGTTGAGCGAGCTGTTGAACCCCGAATATACGGAATTTATTGACTCTATCATTGTAACTGTCGCGCCGACATATCTGGGCAGTGGCGGGGTGCCAGTAAGTCCGGATTCAAAGCGTGATGAACAAGGAAAGCCCAATGCTGCCCTCAACCCGAGGGAGGTGAAATGGGTGCCGCTCGGGCAAAATGTTATAATGTGTGGAAGAATCCGTGCTGTGACCACTATCCAAGCTGTTGAATCCAATACTCACAGCCCAGGGTCGTGA
- the nic96 gene encoding linker nucleoporin NIC96 (cullins) yields the protein MASTSSNSLFGGGALGATTQPSALFTTNSPMNSVGNTFTQGQSTGSLFSGQPQPQQQSNPSSNLGQSQMQANVTQSSRPPNQSTQPAFFNSLLERGKKRPLSTIGRSSNYEELPSLQLGLDDIRRKARELGNGGTKGPQHIQNSKAHYLLAASGVSPGHTLRDLRSLDHQALVSGPTKEQESFDPDNQKFLRNIQQRGRHAMIAESLTRIHRDFDIFLEEKVDLDWEEQRRRIFQHFGLAQKDDNTGDGRGAFGRSMRQSKQQLGATSSDTAPGVTHRSVFGRSDLHFLREKMGRYADKVQLLNSARLQAHTFPILHEFSEVESHVGGDERQFSEDYLEEAPASRRAISLRKRIVDGSRTFLENLFYNEVESVIAKNPREAQLGGIPTVINKIRAYIRLRAVRKDLAPDGTELQMVGQDYCWILIFYLLRCGFITEAAEYVSQDPGFRSLDHKFVTYMTTYAQNRRLPRDLQQKINGEYQQRSRNAPDNTVDPYRMACYKIIGRCDLSRRRLEGVNQSVEDWMWLQFSLAREDDRVEEVAGDVFGLEDIQTDIAEIGQRVFGKGQEGPGGYGTFFLLQILGGMFEQAVSYLGSYAPVSAVHFAIALAYYGLLRVSDFYTSGEEILSFTVKQYPQINFGYLVIQYTKEFRTGLVEAAIDYFSLLCLNADLPGSLGKSQASVCHEALREYILETREFARLLGDVRSDGTRVKGLIEQRIGLIKLVDQEEFLKTITVQAAAVADDKGLITDAVLLYHLAEDYDRVIDIINRALSDSVAVELGGPSLKLQPLQPRTKQQDAQASGQEALREPGSSLSLTAVEDPVALARNIISIYNMNALYYQRIRPVNRDACGLLLQMMEAKAEVEAGKWTPALDAINALNILPLRARGSVPYIRSAAQAFSSFPTMISRNIGHVVMWSITCIGHERERLRSGTYENEIRQSLADELLVMAKDLMIFSGMVKYKLPPRVYETLARAGAEIGAY from the exons ATGGCATCCACAAGCTCAAATTCATTATTTGGAGGGGGTGCACTGGGAGCCACCACACAGCCATCGGCCCTCTTTACGACGAATAGCCCTATGAATTCTGTAGGGAATACATTCACTCAGGGTCAATCAACTGGATCACTTTTTAGCGGACAGCCGCAACCCCAGCAACAGTCTAACCCATCTTCAAATCTTGGGCAGAGCCAGATGCAGGCTAATGTAACCCAATCCTCACGGCCTCCTAATCAATCCACGCAGCCAGCGTTTTTCAACAGCTTGTTGGAGCGTGGTAAAAAACGACCACTTTCTACAATAGGGCGAAGCAGCAATTACGAAGAGCTACCTAGTCTTCAATTAGGCCTCGATGATAtccgaagaaaagcaagagaaCTTGGTAATGGTGGAACAAAGGGTCCACAACATATACAGAACAGTAAAGC TCACTATCTCCTTGCTGCATCTGGAGTTTCACCAGGACATACTTTGCGGGATCTTAGATCTTTAGACCACCAAGCCTTGGTATCAGGCCCTACGAAAGAACAGGAGAGTTTTGACCCCGACAATCAAAAGTTTTTGCGCAATATACAACAACGCGGCCGCCATGCAATGATTGCAGAGAGTCTTACTCGTATCCATAGAGATTTCGATATATTCTTGGAGGAAAAGGTCGATTTAGATTGGGAAGAGCAACGGCGGAGAATTTTCCAGCATTTCGGTCTGGCACAGAAGGATGATAATACCGGTGATGGAAGAGGCGCGTTCGGTCGTTCTATGCGACAGTCGAAACAACAACTTGGTGCCACATCAAGCGACACCGCCCCAGGCGTCACCCATAGGAGTGTCTTTGGGCGCTCTG ATCTTCATTTCTTACGGGAAAAGATGGGCCGCTATGCGGATAAGGTTCAATTGTTAAACTCCGCTAGACTCCAAGCACATACTTTCCCTATCCTCCACGAATTCTCCGAAGTTGAAAGCCATGTCGGAGGCGAT GAACGCCAATTTTCTGAGGATTATCTGGAAGAAGCACCGGCCTCGCGCCGTGCTATTagcttgaggaagaggattgtGGATGGGTCCAGGACGTTTCTCGAGAATCTATTCTATAATGAAGTTGAAAGTGTGATTGCTAAAAACCCTCGAGAAGCGCAGCTTGGTGGAATACCAACTGTGATCAATAAGATTCGCGCCTATATTCGACTTAGAGCGGTGAGGAAGGATCTCGCTCCCGACGGGACAGAGTTGCAAATGGTTGGTCAAGATTATTGCTGGATCCTCATATTCTATCTTCTCCGGTGTGGGTTCATTACTGAGGCTGCAGAATATGTTAGCCAAGATCCTGGGTTCCGGTCATTGGATCATAAATTCGTGACTTATATGACAACTTACGCACAGAATAGACGTTTACCAAGGGACCTACAGCAAAAAATCAACGGTGAGTATCAACAACGATCACGCAATGCTCCTGATAATACTGTCGATCCTTATCGGATGGCTTGTTACAAGATTATCGGACGCTGTGACCTTAGTCGCCGACGCTTGGAAGGTGTAAACCAAAGTGTTGAAGACTGGATGTGGTTGCAGTTCAGCTTGGCTAGAGAAGATGATCGTGTTGAAGAGGTTGCAGGAGATGTTTTTGGGCTGGAGGATATACAGACAGATATTGCTGAAATCGGGCAGCGAGTTTTCGGGAAGGGCCAAGAGGGACCTGGCGGCTATGGAACTTTTTTCCTCCTACAAATCCTGGGAGGAATGTTTGAACAAGCTGTCTCCTACCTCGGTTCTTACGCCCCAGTCAGCGCTGTGCACTTTGCAATTGCTTTGGCCTACTATGGCCTTTTGCGCGTATCTGATTTTTACACTTCAGGTGAAGAAATTC TATCATTCACTGTGAAACAATATCCACAGATCAACTTCGGCTATCTCGTCATACAATACACAAAGGAATTCCGTACCGGACTCGTGGAGGCAGCAATTGATTActtctccttgctttgcCTTAACGCCGACCTTCCAGGATCCTTAGGAAAGTCTCAAGCCTCGGTGTGTCACGAAGCATTGCGCGAATATATCTTGGAGACCCGGGAATTCGCCAGGTTGCTTGGGGATGTACGTTCCGATGGAACCAGAGTCAAGGGGCTAATCGAACAACGGATTGGCTTGATCAAGTTGGTAGATCAAGAGGAGTTTTTGAAAACCATAACTGTGCAAGCGGCAGCTGTGGCTGATGACAAGGGCTTAATCACGGATGCCGTCCTCTTGTACCATCTCGCTGAAGACTACGATCGTGtgattgatatcatcaacagaGCACTGTCTGATTCTGTGGCTGTCGAACTGGGGGGTCCTtccttgaagctgcagcCATTACAACCACGGACAAAACAGCAGGATGCCCAAGCCTCTGGGCAAGAGGCTCTTAGGGAACCTGGCAGTAGCCTCAGCTTGACGGCAGTGGAAGACCCAGTGGCTCTGGCAAGAAACATTATAAGTATTTACAATATGAATGCTCTGTACTACCAACGAATCCGCCCAGTCAATCGTGATGCATGTGGTTTGTTGCTTCAAATGATGGAAGCCAAAGCTGAGGTTGAAGCAGGAAAATGGACTCCAGCTCTGGAT GCCATCAATGCCTTGAAtatccttcctcttcgggCTAGAGGCTCGGTGCCCTATATCCGAAGCGCAGCTCAAGCATTCTCATCATTTCCCACAATGATCTCTCGCAACATTGGGCATGTGGTAATGTGGAGCATCACATGTATTGGCCATGAAAGAGAACGACTGCGCTCTGGAACATACGAAAATGAAATCAGACAAAGCCTAGCTGATGAGTTACTGGTAATGGCCAAAGATCTTATGATCTTTTCTGGCATGGTGAAGTATAAATTGCCACCCAGAGTCTACGAGACGCTTGCCCGTGCTGGCGCAGAAATCGGGGCATATTAA
- a CDS encoding cytochrome c oxidase assembly protein COX16 (predicted protein), translated as MPVFQSKTFRRATTASSSLGERIGETYRARLPKHPFLLFGFPFVMIIVAGSFALTPAAALRYERYDRKVQQLSQEEAMNLGLRGPDGEEGIKRNPRRRIIGDEREEYYRLMAKDLDNWEQKRVQRFKGEPDGKL; from the exons ATGCCCGTATTCCAAAGCAAAACGTTCCGTCGTGCTACAACAGCTTCGTCTTCACTCGGGGAGCGGATCGGCGAGACCTACCGCGCTAGATTGCCCAAGCAtccgtttcttctctttgggTTCCCCTTTGTTATGATAATAGTCGCCGGGTCATTTGCTTTGACCCCTGCTGCTGCCCTGAGATATGAACGGTACGATCGCAAGGTGCAGCAATTAAGCCAAGAGGAAGCAATGAATTTAGGGCTGAGAGGGCCAGatggggaagagggaatcAAAAGGAACCCTCGAAGACGGATAATTGGagatgagagggaagagTACTAT AGGCTCATGGCCAAAGATTTGGACAACTGGGAGCAGAAAAGGGTGCAAAGATTTAAGGGTGAACCTGATGGGAAATTGTGA
- the ptpA gene encoding putative protein tyrosine phosphatase (Pyp1) (protein tyrosine phosphatase), translating to MSAMTGPRSPTSPWPQEPPNLQITGHPTSAAIFSGRAVAVERCAELLESSPNDVMLLDVRPYAHFAKGSIKGSLNLCIPTTLLKRPSFDTQKLANTFTNHVDKMNFARWKYCRYIIVYDAGTSDMNDAGPLVNVLKKFTTEGWDGDGLILRGGFDSFSNRFPALLQQQSSPAKPSKKPTSMHIDLPSVAPIAGGCALPDSSHPTIPFFGNIRQHMDLLGGVGQIPLQLPENLTESLRQSLPPWLREATDPADQGRGVSEKFLELEKKELERMKQALTYDKSSDTSAGGVFPEKFRVAGIEKGTKNRYNDIYPFDHSRVKLQDVPPGECDYVNANFMKAEYGTKRYIATQAPVPDTFTDFWRVIWEQDVRLVVTLTAEFERGQIKCHPYWESGKYGPLQVNNFSQKYLDIDSPDSQEVSSPFKTSEDSAKPYIIVRHFGLSHSAFPFQPLREVTQLQYPCWPDFGTTSQPAHLLKLIEQCDKVTSASPSRDVGATGRRPVLVHCSAGCGRTGTFCTVDSVLDMLKRTPAENTAHSQNSPTVDHSDHDCVYDRKLDLIAKTVADFRTQRPSMVQNLSQFVLCYESVLEWFVSRMENKSLA from the exons ATGTCTGCTATGACGGGTCCGAGATCACCTACTTCTCCGTGGCCTCAGGAGCCACCAAACCTACAAATTACAGGCCACCCTACCTCAGCAGCAATTTTTTC TGGTCGCGCCGTTGCAGTTGAACGCTGTGCTGAGTTACTAGAATCCTCACCCAATGATGTCATGCTGCTAGATGTGCGGCCATATGCGCATTTTGCGAAAGGGAGCATTAAGGGATCATTGAATCTTTGCATACCAACGACTTTATTGAAGCGTCCTTCGTTTGATACACAAAAGTTGGCAAATACTTTCACAAATCACGTGGACAAGATGAATTTTGCGAGGTGGAAATATTGCCGTTATATCATTGTCTATGATGCAGGGACTTCTGACATGAATGATGCGGGGCCTCTAGTTAATGTGCTGAAAAAGTTCACGACCGAAGGATGGGATGGGGACGGGCTGATACTTAGGGGTGGGTTCGACTCATTTTCGAACCGATTCCCCGCTCTCCTGCAACAGCAAAGTTCGCCTGCAAAACCATCAAAAAAGCCAACTTCAATGCATATAGACCTACCATCTGTTGCCCCAATTGCTGGGGGCTGTGCTTTGCCTGATTCCTCACATCCTACGATCCCCTTTTTTGGGAACATCCGGCAGCACatggatcttcttggtggtGTCGGACAAATCCCTCTCCAGCTACCCGAGAATCTGACAGAATCGTTGAGGCAGTCACTACCACCTTGGCTGCGGGAAGCGACAGATCCAGCAGACCAAGGCCGTGGCGTTTCAGAGAAATTCTTAGAACTcgagaaaaaagaattagaaCGCATGAAACAAGCCCTGACTTATGACAAGTCTTCCGATACTTCAGCAGGCGGTGTTTTCCCGGAGAAATTCCGTGTCGCAGGTATCGAGAAAGGCACAAAGAACAGATATAACGACATTTATCCTTTTGACCACTCCCGAGTGAAGTTGCAGGATGTGCCGCCTGGGGAGTGTGATTACGTAAATGCAAACTTTATGAAAGCAGAGTATGGCACTAAACGCTACATAGCTACTCAAGCCCCTGTGCCTGATACATTTACT GATTTCTGGCGTGTCATCTGGGAACAAGATGTCAGGCTCGTCGTTACGTTGACTGCAGAGTTCGAAAGAGGCCAGATTAAGTGCCACCCATATTGGGAGTCTGGGAAATATGGGCCTCTTCAAGTCAACAATTTTTCCCAAAAATACCTCGATATAGATTCTCCAGATTCGCAGGAAGTCAGTTCTCCATTCAAAACAAGCGAGGATTCCGCTAAACCTTACATCATTGTACGGCATTTTGGTTTGTCGCATTCGGCTTTTCCATTTCAGCCACTGCGTGAAGTAACGCAGTTGCAATATCCATGTTGGCCAGATTTTGGCACCACCTCACAACCTGCCCATCTACTTAAGCTGATTGAACAGTGTGATAAAGTCACAAGTGCATCTCCCAGTCGTGACGTAGGGGCAACTGGGCGGAGGCCAGTGTTGGTTCACTGCAGTGCGGGGTGTGGCCGTACGGGGACCTTCTGTACCGTTGATAGTGTGCTGGACATGCTGAAGCGAACACCCGCAGAGAATACAGCACACTCGCAGAACTCTCCAACGGTTGATCATTCTGACCACGACTGCGTGTACGATAGGAAACTGGACCTCATTGCCAAAACCGTAGCTGACTTTCGTACACAAAGACCTAGTATGGTCCAGAACTTGAGTCAGTTCGTCCTGTGCTACGAGAGCGTTCTAGAGTGGTTCGTCTCTCGGATGGAAAATAAAAGCTTGGCATAG
- a CDS encoding F-box domain protein (predicted protein): MLLQLPTELIQLVFQYSTTTAFLQAAFSCRTLYAIASNCREILLHHLYQTPGLNEDLLPADSKQLFRVLQKRASQQLYGAQFTASCTCFHFGSLVLDVKASSLAPSEHQTFALVYKGHEDIQLFRTENGQLQLKACLKPQRLQPGVVEVLRTAFDADDGLYVLQRFTSTAEESPDSEHPFIKQAFNTYTRGQVYLIRYSLQSRQDPVRVCTFPDHAEYEPLALAAAHRDTFAISWQHSRESEEYEVVLYNSQSASSAHSLSSAIASK, translated from the exons ATGCTTCTACAACTCCCTACAGAATTGATACAACTTGTTTTTCAATACTCAACTACGACAGCCTTTCTACAGGCAGCTTTCTCTTGTCGCACGCTCTATGCCATTGCCTCCAACTGCCGGGAGATTTTATTGCATCATCTGTATCAAACTCCCGGGCTGAATGAGGATCTTCTACCTGCCGACTCAAAGCAATTGTTCCGGGTGCTTCAAAAACGCGCTTCCCAGCAACTGTATGGTGCCCAGTTCACTGCAAGTTGCACTTGTTTCCACTTTGGGTCATTGGTCCTTGATGTCAAAGCGTCATCGCTGGCCCCCTCTGAACACCAGACCTTTGCACTTGTCTATAAAGGTCACGAGGACATTCAGCTTTTTCGCACCGAGAATGGCCAGCTTCAGCTTAAAGCTTGCTTGAAACCACAACGACTTCAACCAGGAGTAGTCGAGGTTCTAAGGACAGCCTTTGATGCAGATGATGGCCTCTATGTCCTACAACGCTTTACATCtacagctgaagaaagccCAGACTCAGAGCACCCGTTCATCAAACAAGCATTTAATACCTATACTAGGGGGCAGGTCTATCTCATTCGCTATTCCCTCCAGTCTCGCCAGGATCCTGTTCGCGTCTGTACGTTTCCGGACCATGCTGAGTATGAGCCTCTGGCTCTTGCCGCTGCCCACCGAGATACTTTTGCAATCTCCTGGCAGCATTCCCGTGAaagtgaagaatatgaagtAGTGCTTTATAATTCACAGAGCGCATCTAGTGCCCACAGCCTGTCAAGCGCAATAG CGTCAAAATGA
- a CDS encoding uncharacterized protein (predicted protein) gives MRPSTVIISILSAVNSYAQATTPYPSQRISTDILYWPITSSEPSVFARVSYDPTSLESNVISYSPPSAVQLESPTLVRIGLYTSNGIDPEQWTGTLTSWSAIAGSDGQRPMLQLYLDSSNKVYQVALTLSLLESTVASNTTSPIMKLIPLEAGPRPHLNRPVVVSPDGTNPEDVAEKTFFQKYWWVFLLITFLAMSGSGEEQ, from the exons ATGCGCCCGTCCACCGTCATAATCTCGATACTTTCTGCCGTCAACTCATACGCTCAGGCTACTACTCCATACCCTTCTCAACGCATCTCTACAGATATTCTCTATTGGCCCATAACATCTTCTGAACCTTCGGTCTTCGCCCGCGTCTCCTACGATCCAACTTCTTTAGAGTCCAACGTGATATCCTACTCACCTCCAAGTGCGGTACAACTTGAGTCACCAACCCTAGTGCGTATCGGCCTATATACCTCCAATGGGATCGACCCCGAACAATGGACCGGGACTCTCACGTCTTGGTCTGCCATCGCAGGAAGTGATGGACAAAGGCCAATGCTTCAGCTTTATCTCGATTCTTCTAATAAAGTTTACCAAGTGGCCCTGACATTATCATTACTCGAGTCTACCGTTGCATCAAACACTACAAGCCCCATTATGAAACTCATCCCTCTCGAAGCTGGACCTCGACCGCATCTTAATCGCCCTGTTGTTGTCAGTCCAGATGGCACAAACCCTGAAGATGTCGCTGAGAAAACATTCTTCCAGAA GTATTGGTGGgttttcctcctcatcacatTTCTGGCTATGTCTGGTAGCGGAGAAGAACAATGA